Proteins encoded in a region of the Sporocytophaga myxococcoides DSM 11118 genome:
- a CDS encoding sulfatase — translation MKSKIIKASIVFLAIASGAALWSFITDAKFESSHSSGKKPNVVIILADDLGYHDLSSYGNTLINTPNIDALGKEGVKFNQGYVSAAYCSPSRAGLLTGRYQQRFGSEFIVGSAATWGIENADKAKISQVSAWLNKFDVVFDKDLDVKKFSEIKQGLPLQEITIAELLRERGYKTGWIGKWHLGEGGDLIPSKQGFDYSYGILGGGTTYGAASDPQLISRHLSHLFWDKSVFKEKRSGWGAVQQNGKETEVKEYLTTRFGNEAADFIEKNKDNPFFLYLAFNAPHDPVQAKKTDFDLLTSIKDSTQRAYQAQVKSLDDAVGVVTSKLKELNLDNNTIVIFLSDNGGATYTHILDNKPLRAGKATNFEGGIRVPFFIKYPALIKGGIDFDQPVSSLDFFTTIAAATEASLPNDVSYDGVNLIPYLNGEKKERPHESLFWRVGFAKAVRKGDYKLYINEKENQTLLFDLKNDVSESHNLASTNKEKVEELKQELIKWENSVQPPRWPSVMYMKYNNNGEFNYFPI, via the coding sequence ATGAAAAGTAAAATAATAAAAGCAAGTATAGTATTCCTGGCAATTGCATCCGGAGCAGCATTATGGTCCTTTATTACTGATGCTAAATTTGAGAGTTCCCATAGCTCAGGTAAGAAGCCAAATGTTGTGATCATTCTCGCTGATGACCTTGGCTATCATGATTTGTCTTCCTATGGAAATACATTAATCAATACACCGAATATAGATGCTTTGGGGAAAGAGGGGGTGAAGTTTAATCAGGGTTATGTAAGTGCCGCCTATTGCAGCCCTTCCAGAGCTGGCCTTCTTACCGGGAGATACCAGCAACGATTCGGGTCTGAATTTATAGTAGGATCTGCTGCAACCTGGGGAATTGAAAACGCTGATAAAGCTAAAATTTCACAGGTAAGTGCCTGGTTGAATAAGTTTGATGTGGTCTTTGATAAAGATCTCGATGTAAAGAAATTTTCAGAGATTAAGCAAGGGCTTCCCTTACAGGAAATAACAATAGCCGAGTTGTTGAGAGAACGAGGCTATAAAACAGGATGGATTGGAAAATGGCACTTAGGTGAAGGCGGAGATTTAATTCCCTCAAAGCAGGGGTTTGATTATTCATATGGAATACTTGGAGGTGGCACCACTTATGGGGCGGCAAGCGATCCTCAGTTGATATCGCGTCACTTATCTCATCTATTCTGGGATAAAAGTGTATTCAAAGAAAAGAGAAGTGGTTGGGGAGCTGTACAACAAAATGGAAAAGAAACAGAAGTTAAAGAATACCTGACTACAAGATTTGGAAATGAAGCTGCTGACTTTATTGAAAAGAATAAAGATAATCCTTTTTTTCTCTATCTGGCATTCAACGCTCCTCATGATCCTGTGCAGGCCAAAAAAACTGATTTCGATTTACTGACCTCAATAAAAGACAGCACTCAGCGTGCTTATCAGGCTCAGGTAAAGTCACTTGATGATGCCGTTGGAGTTGTTACCAGCAAGTTAAAAGAGTTAAATCTTGATAATAATACTATAGTAATATTTCTAAGTGATAATGGTGGAGCTACTTATACGCATATTCTGGATAATAAGCCATTAAGAGCTGGAAAAGCTACTAATTTCGAAGGTGGTATCAGAGTTCCATTCTTTATCAAATATCCTGCTTTAATAAAGGGAGGGATAGATTTTGATCAGCCTGTCTCATCTCTTGATTTTTTTACAACAATTGCTGCCGCTACCGAAGCATCTCTTCCAAATGATGTAAGCTATGATGGGGTAAATCTTATTCCATATCTGAATGGTGAAAAGAAAGAGAGACCTCATGAAAGTCTTTTCTGGAGAGTAGGATTTGCAAAGGCTGTAAGAAAAGGTGATTATAAATTATACATCAATGAAAAAGAAAATCAAACGTTGCTTTTTGATTTGAAGAATGATGTTTCGGAAAGTCATAACCTTGCTTCTACGAATAAAGAGAAAGTAGAAGAGTTGAAACAGGAACTGATAAAATGGGAGAATAGTGTTCAGCCTCCCCGCTGGCCAAGTGTAATGTATATGAAATATAACAATAATGGCGAGTTTAATTATTTCCCAATCTGA
- a CDS encoding SusD/RagB family nutrient-binding outer membrane lipoprotein, whose product METIKTKNILRIIKPVKSVVLGIAASVLVFSCNLKETNINPNVPSDASVNTLLPGAQLSLSFAQASQLGPYVSIYDQHFAGNIDFASTVQNYTVANSYFNDYWSALYPGTLYNLKIIINKSKASGLPYYSGISRILFVVGIGTATDVFGDIPYSDALTINTSPLPKYDRQQDIYTNIQIQLDSAIQELSKPKTANLGGIVPSSDDVIFKGDVSKWIAAAWTLKARYALHLSKIDKTDAATKALAYASKGISSNAGDLAVTYTTAPTTSNPIFQYGSYRPNWIVAGKAIVNLLNGNEATDPGNKTVSLIDPRRSYLINPAGGKYVGLPTQGVIAFSTPGSFVASRTSQVIFTSFIENKLIEAEARLILSDGGAQLALQDAVRASFNKIVSDPADTNATEVKRTAYINAKAVLTGDYDKDLKTIITQKYISLYSQPESWVDYRRTGYPQLSLLSDGDHASNPGGGIPRRLPYPQNEEVLNSNIPTKTSNHQVPQLWWDK is encoded by the coding sequence TCCTAATGTGCCATCTGATGCGTCTGTGAATACCCTATTACCAGGAGCACAGTTATCATTATCCTTTGCACAAGCCTCTCAGCTTGGGCCATATGTGAGTATTTATGATCAACACTTTGCAGGGAATATAGACTTTGCATCGACAGTTCAAAACTATACAGTAGCCAACTCTTATTTCAATGATTATTGGTCTGCTTTATATCCTGGCACTTTATATAACCTGAAGATTATTATTAATAAGTCTAAAGCTTCAGGGTTACCTTATTATTCTGGTATCTCCAGGATATTGTTTGTTGTAGGAATAGGCACGGCTACAGATGTGTTCGGAGATATTCCTTATTCAGATGCCTTGACGATCAATACTTCTCCATTGCCAAAGTATGACAGGCAACAGGATATTTATACAAATATACAGATTCAGCTTGATTCCGCTATTCAGGAACTTAGTAAACCAAAAACTGCTAATCTGGGAGGAATAGTGCCATCTTCCGATGATGTTATTTTTAAAGGAGATGTGAGTAAATGGATAGCAGCAGCATGGACCTTAAAAGCTAGATATGCACTTCATTTATCCAAGATTGATAAAACGGATGCTGCAACTAAAGCTTTAGCATATGCATCAAAAGGTATTAGTTCTAATGCAGGAGATTTGGCTGTGACTTATACTACTGCTCCAACAACTTCAAATCCTATTTTTCAATATGGTTCATACAGGCCAAATTGGATAGTAGCCGGAAAAGCAATTGTAAACCTTCTGAATGGAAATGAAGCAACTGATCCTGGGAACAAAACAGTATCACTGATTGATCCTAGAAGATCCTATTTAATAAACCCTGCAGGTGGGAAATATGTAGGTTTACCTACACAAGGAGTTATCGCTTTTTCAACTCCAGGATCTTTCGTAGCCTCAAGAACTTCTCAGGTTATTTTTACATCATTCATAGAAAATAAACTGATAGAGGCAGAGGCCAGGCTTATACTTTCAGATGGAGGAGCGCAGCTTGCTTTGCAAGATGCCGTACGTGCTTCATTTAATAAAATTGTTTCAGATCCTGCTGATACAAATGCAACTGAGGTAAAAAGAACTGCTTATATCAATGCTAAGGCTGTACTTACAGGGGACTATGATAAAGACCTCAAAACAATTATTACTCAAAAGTATATTTCTTTATATTCTCAGCCTGAGTCATGGGTAGATTATAGAAGAACAGGTTATCCTCAGCTGAGTCTGCTTTCTGATGGAGATCATGCTTCTAATCCAGGAGGAGGCATTCCTAGAAGACTACCATATCCTCAAAATGAAGAAGTATTAAATTCTAACATTCCAACAAAAACTTCTAATCATCAGGTACCACAATTATGGTGGGATAAGTAG